The nucleotide window CAACCTGCTTTGCATCGTTGTTTCGCGAGCCCAGtgctgagatgagatgtGGACCCCATTCGGATTCCTTCTCGGGGAGGTCTTTGCGGTGGATGAAGAGGCCCTTTGATGTCCCTGCGCGCATCAGCACGCAGGACAGGGCGTGGCGGGTAGGATAGTGTTCCTGGGGAGTTTCGATTTCGATAGCCATTGTGAATTGAGTATTGATTGCAAATTACGTGATCGAGACTGGGAGGGTAACGAAATGGCAAGAGTTAAATAACTCGTGGTTTCGCCATGGAAATGCCATTTTTCGCTCGTAATGTAATTGAGCTCGGCATTGGCGATGCCGGGGAATAACACTCCGAGTGATTCTAGCAGGGAAGAAAAACTGGAGATGCCGTGGGAGACGAGTTCCTGGCCTCCCGTCTGCCCCGTCTCACATAAAAGTGTCCCGCGGGAATAAAAAATCAAGCGGGAAGAGTGGCGAAGTCTCATCTCCCCATGAACTGAAACTCACCCGTACTCGACCCATTAAACCCGAAAATCGGATCCTCCAAAAACGCAGCATCCTGATTCGCCGGCCAGAAACTCGTCTGCTGCCATGAATTCCCACCCTCAATGTCCCCAGCCCCAGGCACGGGAGCAAAACTGTTCAGGCCTCCCGCGGGAAACCCCTGGGGGAAGTAGACAGGCTGTTGACCCGCCGTCGATGTGTGGAGATAGTGCTCCCCGTCGACCTGAGGTATTTTCTGGGGGTACTGCCCGTACATGGTTGgctcgctgctgctgccgttCAAGTCGCCTTCGCGCAGGAAGCTCTGTATGATGCCATCGATGTTGATCCAGTCTGAACCCGGCGACGGCACCGCGCTACCGCTCAATTCGACAGGTTGCATTTCCTGATTTGGCGACGTTTCCGTCTGTGCGCTCCCCGTGTTCTCTAGCCCTTCATACCCAATCTGCGCTTGCacccgctgctgctgctgttgagcctGTTGATCACGCGACTTAGTCGCCGGCTCAGCTTCAAGCGCGTCATCAGGAATATCATCGACGACAACGCCGTACTTGCTCATGAGCCTGTGGATAATAACAGCGGCTTTTTGCACTGCGGAATTAGTCTCTTGGTTTTCTTTGAACACGGCGAGGCATGTCATTAAGTTGACGTAGGCAGCGGAGCCTTTGCCGTTTTTGGCGGCGATGCGGCAGTGGATTGTTGCGGCGACGTATGTTGCGTAGGAGATTAGATAGGGGGCGCGGCGGACGGAGAAGGCGCGGTGGTAGGCGCGTAGAAGACTGCAGATGCTGGAGGCGGCGGCTGAGCATTTGATTACTGAGTCGACGGATATGGAGCGGAATGTGTTGTAGAGATGACCGTCTGCGACGAAGGGgcgatggaggaggatgacgaggacgtGGTACATTGCACTAGAATGTCAGTAACGAAGTATGGGTTTCTGGAGATTCAAGACTCACTGAAGACTGAGAAcgtgaggaggaggaattgTAGCATCAGGCGCATTCGCAACTTCAGGCTTGAGATGATCGGGTAAAGCGGTATGCCAATCTCGTAACTTCTTCTGAAGCTTATCCAACACTTTTGACAGCTCAGCTGGACTTTGGTCTGTTGTTCGAACGGTGTATATGGTGCTCATGACATCGCTCATGACGATAGACAACTTGCAGAGCGCAGTGAATGTTGAGATACTGTAAGCAGGTGAACCAGCATAATTGTTCTTTGACGTCGAGTATGCAAAAGGTTGCCAGAATTCGAGCTCAGAGTATGTATCGATGAACTTTATCGGAACCATTGCGTCGTTTTCTTTAAGAGTGACGGGACGGCCTTGATACAGACTCTGAATCTTATCGACCACTGTTCATGTTAGTACCTGTTGATACTACCGCTGGATGTACTTACCAAAAGCTCCCCAAAACACACGCCGTCGtatctcaagatcctcatcaGAGAACTGATGCGAATTCGTCAAGTCAACATGCAGCCCCAAATCAATCAGCATCCGAAACGCCAGCCCAGCATACAACCACGCCGCACTCCTCTCATCACCCAGCGCAAACAACGAATTCGTCATGACAAGCAGCGCCTGAATCGTCGTGATATCGCTCCTGTCCAACGACCCTCCCACCAACTCCCTCACCCTCTCACGATACCGCCATCCCGCAGTCCTAACATCATTAGCGTCCTTGCGTACTTCAAGTCTTGGACTAAACTTTGATGAACCAAAGTATATAGCGTTGAGGAGCAGCTTGGAGAAATATGGCCCGCCGCATGCCATGTCCCGCATGAAGGCGGGACGGTACGTGATGAGGAATGAGTGGTGTTGGCGGTTCCAGTGCAGTGAGAGGAGATGCATCCCCAGGTCGGGATCGACGCCGTCAAAGTCAAGCTGCCCCTTAGCGAAATGGATCTCCTCCAGTTGCCCTATCTCACACAAAACACATTAGTTTCATACACCGCTtaacaaaaaaagaaactacAAGTATAAGTGAAGTACCCACGCTGCTTAGCTGCCTCAGCGATAAGACCACGCTCTACCCAATGATCCGGCATCCGCGGCTGCACCTCCTGCTCAACAGGTCTCTCCTGCGCATTGTCCTCAAAAAGGGCGCTGGTGCGTCCATGATACGTCGATTCACCGTTCGCGAGGACAACGACTCTCGCGACGCCTGAATCCATGGGCCGCGGTGAAGGATCCCAGGATTGGTGGCGAGGTTGTGCTCCATCGcgtgttgttgttgtcgttACCGCCTGCTGACTACTCGCTGCCTCACTGCTGTCGCCGTTTGACGAGGCTGCGGGGGCGCTTGTCTGGCGGGCGGGTGATTCCGTGCGTGCTTTGACGCTACGGGTCTTTGTGCGCTGATGGCGCTGGCGGCCTGCTGCTTTGGTGACATCAGGGACGGGCTCGTAGACGCAGTCTTTCTCGTATGTCTGGCAGTTGATACACTTTGGCTTCTGGCCGTTACACTTGATCTAGGGTTGTACTGTTAGTCCCGCGGGAACTCACTTGCCTACCTCTGACGGTCTGACCATACCATGTACCAGTATGTGAGGGGGAACTGGGGTAAGGGAGGGAGGGGTAAGTAGGTCTCACTTTTCTTTTGCGGCAGAATGTGCATGCTTCTGTGGCACGCCTGCGGACGCGGGTAGGCGTGGACTCTGCGGGCATCGTTACGTTACGCTCTGTGCTTTAGCCTTGGGCGtgggaagggaaaaaagggaAGATTGTGAAGACACGGGAAGAGACGGGAAGAAAGCTGAGCTGATCAATTCCACCCGGATCCACTGTTGATCCGTGGGTCGTAGACCCCAAAGGGCAAAGCGTTGAATTTTCTCCGTTTTCTTCCCTTCACTTTTCAGTCTCGTTTACCCGTGAGCCTCAACCCGTGGCTTCAGTCTGCTATTATTAAACCGCGACTATCCTTTTAAATGTTAGTAGATGCTGTTTAATTTGTTGGTTcgctatttatttacttcTCTCCGTTTGTCATCAGTGCCAAGTCTTGACCGTTTCTTCTCACCTGGATTCACCGAGTTACCCCCAAAATGGACGCCATCGCTACGACACAACCTATCGCTAAGCCTGCGCTGCCTAAGCAGGCTGTAGCACAGACAGCACCtgcgcagaagaagaagatcactcCTGGTATTTCacttgctgctggtgctgttgcaggtggtgttgaggccaCAATCACAGTGAGTTTCTTTTACGGTCTGGGAGTAGAGGATTGAGTGTTAACAAGCTTAGTACCCTTTTGAGTGGGCAAAGACAGTAGCGCAGCTGAGTGCCCGCCAAGCACCCGCTGGAGTAGTCGTCTCCAAATCTCCATTTGCCGTCATTGGCCAAACAGTCCGTTCAGATGGCATCCGCGCAATTTACACTGGATGCTCTTCATTGATTGTTGTGAGTATCCTTTCTTAAACGAGTTAACAGATTTGATCTAATGATATCAGGGAACTGCTGCCAAAGCTGGTGTTCGCTTCCTCTCTTTTGATACCGTAAAGGCTCAATTAGCAGATGCCAATGGGAAGCACTCAGCGGGATCAAATATCCTCGCTGGTATGATTGCCGGTGCTGTCGAGAGTGTCACTGTCGTCACACCTACAGAACGAATCAAGACTGCTCTGTAAGTCGCCCGTCTTCCGCTGAATAGGGAGTTGTGTACTGACAAATCACAGTATTGATGATGCCCGCTCAGGGAACAAGCGTCTCAACGGCGGCTTCCACGCTCTGCGCACAATAGCAGTTGAGCGCGGCGTCCGAGAAATCTACCGCGGTCTCATGTCCACCACCCTCAAACAATCAGCCACATCCGGAGTCCGCATGGGCTCCTACAACATCCTAAAAGACACATTCAAGTCCGACGGCAAGAACCCCTTCGTTACATTCGGCATCGGTGCTATCGCCGGTGTCATCACAGTCTACGCTACACAGCCTTTTGATACCATCAAGACGAGGTCGCAGTCTGCCAAGGGTATTGGTATGGGCGAGGCTGTGCAGCAGGTTCTGCGTGATGGAGGCGTGAGAGCATTCTGGAGTGGAAGTACTATGCGCTTGGGACGGTTGATTCTTAGTGGTGGTATTGTCTTCACGGCGTATGAGAATATTGCGGGCTTGTTGATGGGGATGAAGAAGTAGAGTGCATTGGAGTGTTTTGTGTTTTGGGTCATTACGGGAAGTTTGGGTCGGAGTATTAGCTTATGGCATTAAAACGATTTCATGTATCATTCATAGACGATTTTTCCAATATTCTATATCCATTTCGCACTATAACTTTTGAAGTTTTTCCGTAAATGCTTCATATAACTTGGCGGTATTGATATGCGTACAGATGACCTTTACTGACACGACTTCACTATGCAATTAATTCATTCTCTCCGTATCTTATCGTATAACCGTAATCTATGTTTATCAGATCCATCGTACAAGCTTAAACATAACCGTAAACTCATGCCGATCACCGAGGCATATCCGGGTCCTCAACGGCGATCGTCAGCAACATGTCATGCCAGACCGTCTCTACCCCAGACCAATCTATTCCAACCCTCGGACTTCCCCGCACCCCTTTCACCTAACCGAAAACTTGGTCTGTGGAAAACTGGAGTCACTTGACTGCAACGCAAACGCAACGCCCAGGGTTCATCGGCCTTCCCCAACTTCAGCCCAAACCCCGGGCATCATCCGCGATCATTAACCGACAATTACCTCTCTCCATTCCCCCGTGGGGGAGAAGAGTCACCGGGAAGGCCTTGGCATAGCAGATTCCCGCGGGAACAAATGACATCCTCTGCTGTCCCCCCGCAAAGCAGCTTCGAGACCGTAGTTACATGGGTTCTCCGCGTCTTGCCAAGACTAAGTTAAGGTTATGCGTAACCTTAATGGGGATAACGCTACGAGGGGCCCGCCGATGAATTTTCCCAGTTCCGCACGGCTGACTCGCCATTTCACCCAGACTCGCTCGCTCAGCAGCAAACAACATGACGAGAATCCTGCCAAGCTGTGTATAAAAGTCTTGGGAGATCCTACCCCAgatttttctctttcttgcccagactcatcatcacttctTGGTTCTCCAGTCCAGTTCCACCCAGCTATCCACTTAAGTCTTGGAAACCAAGAGTTTTGCCCAGCATGACTGTTTCGCAGAACAACGAGACCGCCTCTCACAACGAGGACCGCTTCGATGAGAAGGCAGAGGTCGCGGCTGTTGAGAACGCCATCTCTTCGCCAGTCGGACATGTTCCCCCCATTGAGATCCAAGCTCGTTTCCCGCTCCTGCGGGATCTCTCGCAGACGCAGATGGATGCGTTGAACAAAAAAGTTCGCAGTAAGGTTGATTGGCATATGATGCCTTGTGTCACCctcatgttcttgatgaagtaAGCCAACCCCTACATTAACCAAGACGGCCAAGACTAACGGTGAGCTTAGCTACCTCGATCGCATCAACGTCTCCAACGCTCGACTCGCTGGTCTGCAGGAAGATCTTGGCATGACTGATACCGTTTGGAACGCGGGTATTTCGACTTTCTACGTCGGCTACCTCATTGGTCAATTGCCCGGTAATCtcctcatggccaagacGAACCCCAAGTTCTTCCTGCCTACCATCATGCTCATGTGGAGTGCGGGTACAATCTGCATGCCCGCCATGACCAATGGTGTTGGATTCTGTGTCGTTCGCTTCTTCATTGGTTTGATGGAGGCCCCGTTCTTCCCTGGTCTGACGCTCATGACTTCGTCTTGGTACACCAAGGAGGAATCGCCCTTCCGCATGGCTATCTGGCACGCTGGTaacaccatctccaacatcatctctgGTTTCTTGGCTGCTGGTATTCTGGAGCATATGGATGGAATCGCTGGCTTGCACGCTTGGCAATGGTTCTTCCTCATTGAGGGTATCGTCTCCATCATCGTTGCTGTCGTCTCTTTCTTCGTTCTCCCGTCTTGGCCCAACGACACCAAGTTCCTCGATGAGCAAGAGCGTGAGATGGCTCAGTACCGAATTCTCGTTTCCAACGGTGGTATCGATGAGAAGGTTGGTGGTACTTGGGATGGTGTTCGTGACGCTGTCAAGGATCCCTTCACCTGGTACTTCTGCCTCATGCACTTTGCCCTAGTCACTGCTCAGAGCTTCAAGGATTTCCTGCCTTCTGTAAGTAAACCCAAGCCACTATTTCTGTTCCCTACTAACATCTTTAGATCATGAACACCTTTGGCTTCAACAAGATGACCACCTACCTCATCCAGGCTCCTCCCTACGCCCTCGCCTACATCTCCGCCTGTCTCATCGCCTGGTCTTGCGGCCACTTCATGGAATCAACATATCATATCGTCATCCCTATTATCCTCTCAGCAGCCGGCTGCGGTATCCTCATCGGCACCATCAACGTCGCCGCTCGATACGTCGGTATCGTGCTCCTCGTCTGCGGTACCTACAACGGTCTCAACTTGCAACTCTCCTGGGAAACCACCGTCGTCCCTGCTCCTCgtgccaagaaggccgctcttatcgccatcgccaactGCATCAGCCAGGTTAGCCACTGGTTCAGCCCTTACTTCTATCCCCGAAGCCAGGAGCCTTTCTACCGCATGGCTGGtggtcttctccttctcggctGTGCCTTGACTGTTCTCTCGGCTTTCCTTGTTCGATGGAGGGctcagaagctcaacaagaagcttgatgagcaGGAGGGATGGACTCCTAACTCTGGTGTCGAGCGTGGCTGGCGATATAAGTATTAGGTGTGATACAAAGGCATTAGCAATTATGGACTGGAGTGATGGACTGGTATCTGGACTAAGAAGCGATTTGGAAAGAAGCATGAGTTGTTGTTTATCCTTATGATTCATCGTTACGAGTAATGAATATGTTAGCGCTTCACTTTGCACTGGTTGCTAACTGTGATTCATGGTGTTCACCATTCGCATTGGCTTTGTATGTATTGGTAATGCGGTTATGATTAATAAGTGAGCTACGATACATACAATTAACGCTCTTTATACTGATACACCTTAACTGTTTAAAGAATATGCGAGTTATTAAAGCTTGCTCTATATCCCCTATTACTATTCCTAATACTACTGGTACTTCTTATAGTAGTACtattacctatataaatattagtagtaatataacttgctattttatataaggatattcttattactttttatattctttttatagtaaatactttaataaatactttagattttataattactatctaaataaacttatatattatatttaaaattaatataactatttatcttataaaatactaaataatattaaggcaataaatagtaatattaatagtaatttaataaaattattaatattaatatttatattttttattaaattataataaaaatatttattataaatttatattttataaatactattatttattatatatctttacttttagaaactaatactttttaacttatataaagagataCAGTAacctttcttattaatagcttcttTCAGGCCAAAGGCTCCACACCGGGGCGGGCCGCTCTAGAGCTGAAGAAATCAATAATCGTCTGACTTGTCTCGCTACCCCGCTCTACCCGGCGCTTGTGATGATTGATGGTA belongs to Fusarium musae strain F31 chromosome 9, whole genome shotgun sequence and includes:
- a CDS encoding hypothetical protein (EggNog:ENOG41), producing the protein MTVSQNNETASHNEDRFDEKAEVAAVENAISSPVGHVPPIEIQARFPLLRDLSQTQMDALNKKVRSKVDWHMMPCVTLMFLMNYLDRINVSNARLAGLQEDLGMTDTVWNAGISTFYVGYLIGQLPGNLLMAKTNPKFFLPTIMLMWSAGTICMPAMTNGVGFCVVRFFIGLMEAPFFPGLTLMTSSWYTKEESPFRMAIWHAGNTISNIISGFLAAGILEHMDGIAGLHAWQWFFLIEGIVSIIVAVVSFFVLPSWPNDTKFLDEQEREMAQYRILVSNGGIDEKVGGTWDGVRDAVKDPFTWYFCLMHFALVTAQSFKDFLPSIMNTFGFNKMTTYLIQAPPYALAYISACLIAWSCGHFMESTYHIVIPIILSAAGCGILIGTINVAARYVGIVLLVCGTYNGLNLQLSWETTVVPAPRAKKAALIAIANCISQVSHWFSPYFYPRSQEPFYRMAGGLLLLGCALTVLSAFLVRWRAQKLNKKLDEQEGWTPNSGVERGWRYKY